The Paracholeplasma brassicae genome contains a region encoding:
- a CDS encoding RnfABCDGE type electron transport complex subunit C, producing MIEKTKCLPDGKHERKSQEVIHYLEADFLYYPTTDLRCPAGESCVIDGQYVKVGELIGTRKGAFFEQPIHSTVSGYVVGTEKKIHSSGQTVDCMIVQNDKKYVLHESCVPRTDEDIEQLSKEDYIKIIKDSGLSGLGGSGFPTYVKLQTKETIHTVVANGVECEPHLISDYKLILDKAKEIVEGLTLSMRALGATKGVIAVKAKYPELAGVFESQFAEFSKFDLEVKRVGNYYPAGWEVETIKSSTGISVPPGELTAKYGVVVFNVATLYGMYRAIRRNIPITERFFSISGDGIKESKNFRVRIGTPVRDLIEMCGGYTENDKPKAVIVGGPMMGNSLQNDDLIVTKTCTSLIVFDENVVESEPCIHCASCVYSCPVNIQPVQIMNAYKERDKEAVEALGVNKCIECGLCSFTCPSKIHLTETMRQAKRFIRK from the coding sequence ATGATTGAAAAAACAAAATGCCTTCCTGATGGCAAACACGAAAGAAAAAGCCAAGAAGTAATTCACTATTTAGAAGCAGACTTTTTGTATTACCCAACCACAGACCTAAGATGCCCTGCTGGGGAATCTTGTGTGATCGATGGACAATACGTTAAAGTCGGTGAACTCATTGGAACAAGAAAAGGTGCGTTTTTTGAGCAACCAATCCATTCCACTGTGTCAGGTTATGTTGTAGGTACTGAAAAGAAGATTCACAGCAGTGGTCAAACCGTTGACTGTATGATTGTTCAAAACGACAAGAAGTATGTTTTACATGAGTCTTGTGTGCCAAGAACTGACGAGGATATTGAACAACTAAGCAAGGAAGATTACATAAAAATCATTAAAGATTCTGGATTGTCCGGACTTGGTGGTTCAGGCTTTCCAACCTATGTAAAACTCCAAACCAAAGAAACCATCCACACGGTGGTGGCTAATGGGGTTGAATGTGAACCACATCTAATCTCAGACTACAAGTTAATTCTTGATAAAGCCAAAGAAATCGTTGAAGGTTTAACACTTTCAATGAGAGCCTTAGGAGCGACTAAAGGGGTTATTGCAGTAAAAGCAAAATACCCAGAATTAGCTGGTGTATTCGAATCACAATTTGCAGAATTTTCGAAGTTTGATTTAGAAGTTAAAAGAGTTGGTAACTACTACCCAGCAGGTTGGGAAGTTGAAACCATTAAATCATCTACAGGTATTTCAGTACCACCGGGTGAATTAACTGCTAAGTATGGCGTTGTTGTGTTTAACGTTGCAACCCTATATGGTATGTACCGTGCGATTCGTAGAAACATTCCAATCACTGAACGTTTCTTCTCAATCTCAGGTGATGGGATTAAAGAATCGAAGAACTTTAGAGTTCGTATTGGAACACCAGTTCGTGATTTAATCGAAATGTGTGGTGGATACACAGAAAATGATAAACCAAAAGCGGTCATCGTTGGTGGACCAATGATGGGTAATTCACTACAAAATGACGATTTAATCGTCACGAAGACTTGCACAAGTTTAATCGTATTTGATGAAAACGTCGTGGAATCTGAACCTTGTATTCACTGTGCGTCTTGTGTGTATTCTTGTCCAGTGAATATTCAACCAGTTCAAATCATGAACGCTTATAAAGAACGCGATAAAGAAGCAGTTGAAGCGTTAGGTGTAAATAAATGTATTGAATGCGGTCTTTGCTCATTCACATGTCCTTCTAAGATTCATTTAACAGAAACCATGAGACAAGCAAAACGATTCATTAGAAAATAA
- a CDS encoding (Fe-S)-binding protein, with protein sequence MLNATLVIGGLGLLLGLGLALAAKYLEVFEDERIAEVEKMLPNYNCGACGTPGCHAFATEIVTGKAGKISRCKPGKPDKHYNPILEYLKNHPNPDGTPVDIKL encoded by the coding sequence ATGTTAAATGCAACTTTAGTTATCGGTGGTCTAGGATTATTATTAGGACTAGGCTTAGCCTTAGCGGCTAAATACCTAGAAGTATTTGAAGATGAACGTATTGCAGAAGTAGAAAAGATGTTACCAAACTACAACTGTGGTGCGTGTGGGACACCTGGGTGTCATGCGTTTGCTACTGAAATTGTGACCGGTAAAGCGGGTAAGATTTCAAGATGTAAACCAGGAAAACCAGACAAACATTATAACCCAATTTTAGAGTACTTAAAGAACCATCCAAATCCAGATGGCACACCAGTAGACATCAAATTATAA
- a CDS encoding FAD:protein FMN transferase — translation MKKIMGMILGLALLSGAFFKVNVYASDEPLVRSMTDYMYTSITVTLYNATIEDLNEIEKIYQEYTIISNNFNFKDDDFDEVNDYLSNPFYGQTSIYDVNQKAFDEPVVVSQKLFDLLLEAKALYLETNGYFDVSIGRAVDLIKQGITSFGYDEMPKADFDQLMNDIDALGRVTFSEVILNETNLTVRFTNENVKLDLGALAKGYATQKAVDYLEEQGITTYMINAGSSNIAVGKHPENRNWRLGLRHPVNPMLGLYAVVSNTDKAIVTSGNFEQFFTYDEIRYHHIISPKDYLPKQYYHAVTLIGDDSGHLDGLSTAIFNMPFDEAKAVVENLGIEAIFFMYDGKINTMLEDTEVELRVEEETESRPNDVESIAYILGGVVIVGGIIIVLLSINEKKKGANYDKEKEE, via the coding sequence ATGAAAAAAATAATGGGAATGATTTTAGGACTTGCACTACTTTCAGGTGCGTTCTTTAAAGTAAATGTTTATGCAAGTGATGAGCCTTTGGTAAGGTCTATGACCGATTATATGTACACGAGTATTACCGTGACACTATATAACGCAACCATTGAAGATTTAAATGAGATTGAAAAAATCTATCAAGAGTACACAATTATATCAAATAATTTCAATTTTAAGGACGACGATTTTGATGAGGTTAATGACTACTTAAGTAACCCTTTTTATGGACAAACAAGTATTTATGACGTCAATCAGAAAGCGTTTGATGAACCAGTCGTCGTTAGTCAAAAATTGTTTGACTTACTCTTAGAAGCTAAAGCGCTCTATTTAGAGACCAATGGCTATTTTGATGTCTCGATTGGTAGGGCCGTTGATTTAATCAAACAAGGCATTACCTCTTTTGGTTACGATGAGATGCCTAAGGCAGATTTTGATCAATTAATGAATGACATTGATGCGCTTGGTCGTGTGACCTTTAGTGAAGTCATACTAAATGAAACAAATCTTACGGTTCGATTTACGAATGAAAATGTGAAACTTGATCTAGGGGCACTTGCGAAAGGCTATGCCACACAAAAGGCAGTTGACTATTTAGAAGAACAAGGCATTACAACTTATATGATTAACGCAGGAAGTTCAAATATTGCGGTAGGCAAACACCCGGAAAATAGAAACTGGCGTTTAGGCTTAAGACACCCGGTGAATCCGATGTTAGGCTTATACGCGGTGGTTTCAAATACCGATAAGGCGATTGTTACCTCAGGGAATTTTGAACAATTCTTCACTTATGATGAGATTAGATACCATCACATCATCTCACCTAAGGATTACTTACCAAAACAGTACTATCACGCAGTAACACTCATCGGTGATGACTCGGGTCATTTGGATGGGTTATCAACCGCTATCTTTAATATGCCTTTTGATGAGGCAAAGGCGGTCGTTGAAAATTTAGGCATTGAAGCAATCTTTTTTATGTACGATGGTAAGATTAATACGATGCTTGAGGATACTGAAGTCGAGCTTAGGGTAGAAGAAGAAACCGAATCAAGACCAAACGACGTTGAGTCGATTGCCTACATTCTAGGTGGGGTCGTGATTGTTGGTGGTATCATTATCGTTTTACTATCAATCAACGAAAAGAAAAAAGGTGCTAATTATGACAAAGAAAAAGAAGAATGA
- the rsxE gene encoding electron transport complex subunit RsxE has translation MSETVTLKKKDIFMTGVLKENATFKMMLGMCPALAVTSSFESAFGMGILVIIILSFSNGIISLLRKLIPSDVRIPAYIVIIATLVTALKMFVDAYAPALASSLGVFIALIAVNCIVLGRAESFASKNTVLNSIVDGLGSATGFTLSISLIGLVREVLGKGSFSFGVLLPLPFEFTWQIFPSEYAWSVLVSPPGAFLVIGILLAGFTAYGQHMELKKKLNKAKARAK, from the coding sequence ATGTCTGAAACCGTAACTTTAAAGAAAAAAGACATCTTCATGACGGGTGTGTTAAAAGAAAATGCAACCTTCAAAATGATGTTAGGTATGTGTCCTGCCCTTGCGGTAACGAGTAGTTTTGAATCCGCATTTGGGATGGGCATTTTAGTTATCATCATTCTATCGTTTAGTAATGGGATTATTTCATTACTTAGAAAATTAATTCCATCAGACGTGCGTATTCCTGCCTACATCGTTATTATTGCAACACTTGTAACGGCGTTAAAGATGTTTGTTGATGCGTACGCACCAGCGTTAGCATCAAGCTTAGGTGTGTTTATTGCGCTAATCGCGGTTAACTGTATTGTTTTAGGTAGAGCAGAATCGTTCGCTTCTAAGAATACCGTATTAAATTCAATCGTTGATGGTCTTGGTAGTGCCACTGGGTTTACCTTATCGATCTCATTAATTGGTTTAGTTAGAGAAGTCTTAGGTAAGGGTAGTTTCTCATTTGGTGTGTTATTACCATTGCCATTTGAATTTACATGGCAAATTTTCCCAAGTGAATACGCTTGGAGCGTTCTTGTATCACCTCCGGGTGCTTTCTTAGTGATTGGTATTTTATTAGCCGGGTTTACCGCTTATGGCCAACACATGGAACTTAAGAAGAAGTTAAATAAAGCGAAAGCGAGGGCTAAATAA
- the pyrR gene encoding bifunctional pyr operon transcriptional regulator/uracil phosphoribosyltransferase PyrR — MTMKQVLDSIQVSKTLKRLTHEIIERHDDLNGIVLFGIRSKGLPIAKIVKKNLEVFTGIDVPLYELDIRGYRDDDKKVPQKPVKVDIKDKNVILIDDVLYTGRSVRAALDAVVDMARPSKIEFLVLVDRGHRELPIRADYVGKNMPTSHDEVLIFDTDELAMYIKNK; from the coding sequence ATAACTATGAAACAAGTACTAGATTCAATTCAAGTAAGTAAGACCTTAAAACGCTTAACGCATGAAATCATTGAACGACACGATGATTTAAACGGGATCGTTTTGTTTGGGATAAGATCAAAGGGATTACCGATTGCGAAAATCGTAAAAAAGAATTTAGAAGTCTTTACTGGCATCGATGTGCCACTGTATGAATTAGACATTAGAGGTTATCGAGACGACGATAAAAAAGTCCCTCAAAAACCAGTCAAGGTGGACATTAAAGATAAGAATGTGATTTTAATTGATGATGTGCTTTATACCGGAAGAAGTGTTAGAGCGGCCCTTGATGCGGTCGTTGATATGGCAAGACCGTCAAAAATTGAGTTTCTCGTTTTAGTCGACAGAGGCCATAGGGAACTACCGATTCGTGCGGATTACGTTGGAAAAAACATGCCAACCTCACACGATGAAGTGCTGATATTTGATACGGATGAATTAGCAATGTACATCAAGAATAAGTAG
- a CDS encoding inorganic diphosphatase, with translation MNIWHDIDENRISPERFVACIEISKGSKKKYELDKDTGMIILDRVLYTSTHYPANYGFIPRTYAGDNDPLDVLVLCQEDIEPLSLVNCIPIGVIKMIDSDQVDEKIIAIAVGDPSLAQYNDISELPGHLLNEMGHFFEVYKSLEGKKTYILDIGDKKAAEDIINDSLKRYREIFLG, from the coding sequence ATGAATATATGGCATGATATAGACGAAAATCGCATTTCGCCAGAACGCTTTGTAGCTTGTATCGAGATATCAAAAGGCAGTAAGAAAAAATACGAATTAGATAAAGATACCGGCATGATAATTTTAGATAGAGTCTTGTACACATCGACTCACTACCCGGCCAACTATGGGTTTATTCCAAGAACCTATGCCGGCGACAATGACCCACTTGACGTGTTAGTGCTTTGTCAAGAAGACATTGAGCCACTATCGCTTGTTAACTGTATTCCGATTGGGGTTATTAAAATGATTGATTCTGACCAAGTCGATGAAAAGATTATTGCGATTGCCGTTGGGGATCCATCGCTTGCGCAGTACAATGACATCTCAGAATTACCAGGGCATTTATTAAATGAAATGGGACACTTTTTTGAAGTGTATAAGTCATTAGAAGGTAAGAAAACATACATCCTAGATATTGGGGATAAAAAAGCAGCAGAAGACATTATCAATGATTCGTTAAAACGTTATAGAGAGATATTTTTAGGTTAG
- a CDS encoding solute carrier family 23 protein, protein MKQFFKLEQLGSTVSKEVLAGVTTFTAMVYIVFVNPSILGVAGMPVGAVFLATIFSAVVGTLIMGLFANVPYAQAPGMGLNALFTYTVVLNFGFSWQEALGLVFISGLFNIAITVTRVRKSIIKAIPKFLQSAIGGGIGLFIAYIGFLNVGLIEFGAVPELNKFTTAPSVLMIIGLILTLVLILVKVKGAILIGIIATTLIGIPMGVTNLSGISFDIVGPFKELDQTFFAAFDGLGTLFSDINRLPMAFLAIFAFTLSDVFDTIGTFIGTGRKTGIFTDEDMDAMENSKGFKTKMEKALLADAIATTTGALIGTSNVTTYVESAAGIEVGGKTGLTSVVTSVLFLLMIFAAPIAGIIPGAATAPALIIVGIMMVSSFADVKWEDLTEAIPAFFTVIIMTLAYNITYGIAFGFIMYVVTRIVTNRSKEIHPIIWGSTGIFIFYFVLMALRGIGVL, encoded by the coding sequence ATTAAACAGTTTTTCAAGCTAGAACAACTTGGATCAACCGTATCTAAAGAAGTACTAGCGGGGGTAACGACATTTACAGCAATGGTCTACATTGTGTTTGTCAACCCATCGATTTTAGGCGTTGCAGGGATGCCTGTCGGCGCGGTATTCTTAGCAACAATCTTCTCAGCGGTCGTTGGTACCCTAATTATGGGCTTATTCGCAAATGTGCCTTACGCACAAGCGCCAGGGATGGGGTTAAATGCCTTATTCACTTACACCGTTGTTTTAAACTTTGGATTTTCTTGGCAAGAAGCACTTGGCTTGGTATTTATTTCAGGGCTCTTTAATATTGCGATTACGGTCACTCGTGTGCGTAAATCAATTATTAAGGCGATTCCTAAGTTCTTGCAAAGCGCGATTGGTGGCGGCATTGGGTTATTTATTGCCTACATTGGCTTTTTAAACGTTGGATTAATTGAGTTTGGTGCAGTACCTGAGTTAAACAAGTTTACAACGGCGCCATCGGTTTTAATGATCATTGGCTTAATTTTGACGTTAGTTCTTATCTTAGTTAAAGTAAAAGGTGCGATTCTAATTGGTATTATCGCAACCACACTCATTGGTATTCCAATGGGCGTAACCAATCTTTCTGGCATTTCATTTGATATTGTAGGACCATTTAAAGAACTTGATCAAACCTTCTTTGCGGCATTTGATGGTTTAGGTACGTTATTTAGTGACATTAACCGTCTACCAATGGCGTTCTTAGCAATTTTCGCATTTACATTATCTGATGTGTTTGATACGATTGGTACGTTTATTGGTACAGGTCGTAAAACGGGTATCTTCACTGATGAAGACATGGACGCCATGGAAAATTCAAAAGGGTTTAAAACCAAGATGGAAAAAGCATTACTTGCTGATGCAATCGCAACCACAACAGGGGCATTGATTGGTACGTCAAACGTGACAACCTACGTTGAAAGTGCGGCAGGTATCGAGGTTGGTGGTAAGACTGGTTTAACGAGTGTTGTCACATCTGTTCTATTCTTATTAATGATTTTTGCTGCACCGATTGCTGGCATCATTCCAGGGGCCGCAACCGCACCAGCCTTAATCATTGTTGGTATTATGATGGTTTCAAGTTTTGCCGATGTGAAGTGGGAAGATTTAACTGAAGCGATTCCTGCATTCTTTACGGTGATTATCATGACACTTGCCTATAACATTACTTATGGGATTGCGTTTGGGTTTATTATGTATGTGGTCACAAGAATCGTGACAAACCGTTCAAAAGAAATTCACCCAATTATTTGGGGTTCAACTGGCATCTTCATCTTCTATTTCGTCTTAATGGCTTTAAGAGGCATTGGCGTCTTATAA
- the glyA gene encoding serine hydroxymethyltransferase codes for MLGISNKDSLVLDALKQEEKRQESHIELIASENFVSKEVLFLQGSVLTNKYAEGYPSKRYYDGCEYVDVIENLAIKRICQLFDAGYANVQPHSGSQANMAAIRSLIKPGEKILGMGLNEGGHLTHGYHLSFSGSDYVGVTYGVNKETETIDYEAVRQIALREKPQLIIAGASAYPRAIDFKKFREIADEVGAKLLVDMAHIAGLIAAGLHQNPMPYAHVVTTTTHKTLRGPRGGVILTNDEALSKIINRQVFPGIQGGPLMHVIAAKATAFFEALDDSFNVYQQQVIKNAQTLAKRLETLGYRIVSGGTDNHLLLVDVYHSIGKTGKEAASILSSVNITCNKNTIPYDELKPAITSGIRLGTPAVTSRGLKEEDMVIVANLIDCALRNKDSIENIKKEVVSLMDRFPIYQ; via the coding sequence ATGCTAGGAATAAGCAATAAAGATAGTCTTGTTTTAGACGCACTTAAACAAGAAGAGAAAAGGCAAGAATCGCACATCGAATTGATTGCGTCTGAAAACTTTGTCTCTAAAGAAGTGCTTTTTTTACAAGGGTCGGTTTTAACCAATAAATACGCCGAAGGGTATCCTTCAAAACGGTATTACGATGGGTGTGAGTACGTCGATGTCATCGAAAACTTAGCCATCAAACGCATTTGTCAATTATTTGATGCTGGTTATGCGAATGTTCAACCACACAGTGGCTCACAAGCCAACATGGCGGCCATTAGAAGTTTAATTAAACCGGGTGAAAAAATCTTAGGGATGGGGTTAAACGAAGGTGGTCACTTAACGCATGGCTATCATTTGAGTTTTAGTGGGTCGGATTACGTCGGTGTGACCTATGGGGTTAATAAAGAAACTGAAACCATTGATTACGAAGCAGTTAGACAAATCGCTTTAAGAGAAAAACCACAGTTGATCATCGCGGGGGCTTCGGCTTATCCAAGAGCAATCGACTTTAAGAAATTCCGAGAGATCGCCGATGAGGTGGGTGCTAAATTACTAGTTGATATGGCACACATCGCAGGACTAATTGCTGCAGGGCTTCATCAAAACCCAATGCCATACGCACACGTTGTGACAACCACCACCCACAAAACCTTAAGAGGGCCACGCGGTGGTGTAATTTTAACAAACGATGAGGCATTATCAAAAATAATCAACCGACAAGTGTTTCCTGGGATTCAAGGTGGGCCATTGATGCATGTGATTGCCGCAAAAGCAACGGCGTTCTTTGAAGCCTTAGATGACTCATTTAACGTCTATCAACAACAGGTCATCAAGAATGCGCAAACCTTAGCCAAACGCTTAGAAACACTTGGCTACCGCATCGTCTCTGGTGGTACGGACAATCATTTACTGCTTGTTGATGTGTATCACTCGATTGGTAAAACAGGTAAAGAAGCAGCAAGTATTCTTTCATCTGTGAACATCACATGTAATAAAAACACCATTCCTTATGATGAATTAAAACCAGCAATAACGAGTGGTATAAGGTTAGGTACTCCAGCGGTAACCAGCCGAGGATTGAAAGAAGAAGATATGGTAATAGTGGCCAATTTAATTGATTGTGCCTTAAGAAATAAAGACAGCATAGAAAATATTAAGAAAGAGGTCGTGTCATTGATGGATCGTTTTCCGATTTATCAATAG
- a CDS encoding NusG domain II-containing protein yields MTKKKKNDFLLIGVALILLGGLLIFSIATRVKGEIAYVKVSNQAVMQISLKDGSYVANNPSNVIVLTEKPEIDGFDLTTSSEVILLEFGKTIVVYQNLFYVRGALGVVEIQYKENKIRVSKEKSPYNICSRQGYSDVAPIVCLPNFITIEFSNDTDVIIG; encoded by the coding sequence ATGACAAAGAAAAAGAAGAATGATTTTTTGTTGATTGGCGTTGCCTTAATTCTACTCGGAGGCCTGTTAATTTTTAGTATCGCAACTAGAGTTAAAGGCGAAATTGCTTATGTGAAGGTTTCGAATCAAGCGGTGATGCAAATCTCATTAAAGGATGGGTCATACGTAGCAAATAACCCATCAAACGTGATTGTTTTAACCGAAAAACCTGAAATTGATGGGTTTGACTTAACCACTTCAAGCGAGGTAATTCTACTCGAGTTTGGAAAAACAATTGTGGTGTATCAAAACCTCTTTTATGTCAGAGGGGCACTTGGCGTGGTTGAAATTCAGTATAAAGAAAATAAAATCAGAGTTAGTAAGGAAAAGAGTCCTTATAATATTTGTAGTAGACAAGGTTATTCGGATGTCGCACCGATCGTTTGTTTACCTAATTTTATCACCATAGAATTTAGTAACGATACGGATGTGATCATTGGATGA
- a CDS encoding FMN-binding protein: MKIFKTALVLTLVGIACGILIGFSNQITAPIIAKNKLEAELKAYKEIFPTIDDQEVLEYTSDIVSKVIVAKEGGNVIGYLVMGKQANGFGYIDMIVGFDKDGTIVGIEIVDFNQTPSYQAGILSRTLQFEGTALADIPAKGPQIDASVGGTSQGFNTVKLIVAAAVSAYNEAVK, from the coding sequence ATGAAAATATTTAAAACAGCGTTAGTTCTAACATTGGTTGGAATCGCGTGTGGCATTTTGATTGGTTTTTCCAACCAAATTACCGCACCAATCATTGCGAAAAACAAGTTAGAAGCCGAATTAAAGGCGTATAAAGAAATATTTCCAACCATTGATGACCAAGAAGTTCTTGAGTACACATCAGACATCGTTTCAAAGGTGATTGTGGCTAAAGAAGGTGGCAATGTGATTGGTTACTTAGTGATGGGTAAACAAGCCAACGGCTTTGGTTACATCGACATGATTGTTGGTTTTGATAAAGATGGGACAATCGTTGGTATTGAAATCGTCGATTTCAATCAAACACCATCGTATCAAGCAGGTATTCTATCACGTACACTACAATTTGAAGGGACTGCTTTAGCGGATATTCCTGCAAAAGGACCACAAATTGATGCCAGTGTCGGTGGTACCTCTCAAGGGTTTAACACAGTAAAACTAATCGTAGCGGCAGCCGTTAGCGCGTATAATGAGGCGGTGAAATAA
- a CDS encoding YebC/PmpR family DNA-binding transcriptional regulator — protein sequence MGRAHEVRKVAMAKTAAAKSKLYAKYGKEIYMAAKAGIPDPESNVSLKKIIEKAKKDQVSADVISRAIEKAKGGSDEAYIAARYEGFGPGNSQLIVEALTDNVNRTIAEVRTIFNKNGGKLGSVLHMFENKAVFTFQGLTEDEVYEILLEGDCDISDLEVDEEFVTITADAQQYNQIRTTLLDQKPELDLEVDAVMWLPLAETTLEGHDLELFDRMMAQFDELDDVQEVFHNVTRD from the coding sequence ATGGGAAGAGCACATGAAGTAAGAAAGGTCGCAATGGCAAAAACCGCTGCGGCAAAAAGTAAATTATATGCAAAATACGGAAAAGAAATCTACATGGCAGCAAAAGCTGGCATTCCAGATCCAGAATCAAACGTTTCTTTAAAGAAGATTATTGAGAAAGCGAAAAAAGACCAAGTGTCCGCTGACGTCATTAGCCGTGCGATTGAAAAAGCAAAAGGTGGATCAGATGAAGCCTACATCGCCGCAAGATACGAAGGGTTTGGTCCTGGCAATTCACAATTAATTGTTGAGGCACTAACCGATAACGTTAATCGTACGATTGCAGAAGTTAGAACCATATTCAATAAAAATGGTGGTAAACTAGGGTCTGTCTTGCACATGTTTGAAAACAAGGCGGTCTTCACTTTCCAAGGGTTAACTGAGGATGAAGTTTATGAAATTCTACTTGAAGGGGATTGTGATATTTCAGATTTAGAAGTCGATGAAGAATTTGTTACAATCACTGCTGATGCACAACAATACAACCAAATTAGAACAACACTCTTAGATCAAAAACCAGAACTAGATTTAGAGGTTGATGCAGTGATGTGGTTACCACTTGCTGAGACGACCTTAGAAGGTCATGATTTGGAATTGTTTGATCGTATGATGGCTCAATTTGATGAGCTAGATGACGTTCAAGAAGTTTTCCACAACGTCACAAGAGACTAG
- a CDS encoding RnfABCDGE type electron transport complex subunit D — MNYAKQTSPYIRKETSVKRMMVDVLIALLPVVVFAIYRFGWDAIIRILLSVVIMVVAEAIGMMMRVMVHPSVKGFKNRFKARFEKLTINNVTAPLVSAIIFAMIIPSTLNLYVVAVGALFGIVVAKLFFGGLGSNIFNPAAIGRVFIGLSFASQFKYAGIDAAVGATPLGAVKDAMLNIPTVLQDYKLIDLFLGNIPGSMGEISAILILVGATYLFIRKAADFRVTLSMVLSFSVIIFIAAIAQGSKNLVETTLFHVLGGGLLFGAVFMITDPVTSPYTRPGRWIYGLMVGVIAAFIRLFGAYPEGVAFAIIISNMFVALLDYYKWSTNKYSWKFIIGYVISLAALGLVAFIGMGGLN; from the coding sequence ATGAACTATGCGAAACAGACAAGTCCATACATCCGCAAAGAAACCAGTGTAAAACGCATGATGGTTGACGTGTTAATTGCCTTACTACCAGTGGTGGTATTCGCAATTTACCGTTTTGGATGGGATGCGATTATCAGAATTTTATTATCCGTGGTCATTATGGTGGTGGCTGAAGCCATCGGTATGATGATGCGTGTGATGGTTCATCCATCAGTTAAAGGGTTTAAAAACCGCTTTAAAGCACGCTTTGAAAAATTAACCATTAATAACGTCACAGCGCCATTAGTGAGTGCGATCATCTTTGCGATGATTATTCCTTCGACCTTAAACCTATATGTGGTTGCGGTTGGGGCATTATTTGGGATTGTGGTTGCTAAGTTATTCTTTGGTGGGTTAGGCTCGAACATCTTTAACCCAGCAGCGATTGGTCGTGTGTTTATTGGGCTTTCATTTGCGAGCCAATTTAAATACGCAGGTATTGACGCTGCCGTAGGGGCAACCCCACTTGGTGCGGTAAAAGATGCGATGTTAAACATCCCGACCGTTTTACAAGATTACAAACTAATTGATTTATTCTTAGGTAACATTCCAGGGTCAATGGGTGAAATCAGTGCGATTTTAATTCTCGTTGGTGCGACTTACTTATTCATTAGAAAAGCAGCTGACTTTAGAGTGACCTTATCTATGGTGTTATCATTTAGCGTGATTATCTTTATCGCAGCGATTGCACAAGGATCTAAGAACTTAGTAGAAACGACATTATTCCATGTGCTTGGTGGTGGGCTATTATTTGGGGCAGTCTTCATGATTACAGACCCAGTAACTTCACCATACACAAGACCTGGTCGTTGGATTTATGGGTTAATGGTCGGTGTCATTGCCGCATTCATCCGTTTGTTCGGTGCCTACCCAGAAGGTGTTGCGTTTGCGATTATCATTTCAAACATGTTTGTGGCATTACTTGATTACTACAAGTGGTCAACAAATAAATATTCATGGAAGTTTATCATTGGCTATGTTATTAGCTTAGCGGCCTTAGGCCTAGTTGCATTTATTGGGATGGGAGGTTTAAACTAA
- a CDS encoding electron transport complex protein RnfA: MTLEVFFVSLISSMLIQNVILMKFLGICSFLGVSKKMSNVWGMSAAVMFVMMISTAITYPLYFYVLEPLNVQYIDTIAFILVIAAVVQLVEMILKKYVESLYRGLGVFLPLITTNCAVLGVAQTNISSANGYLDALTITFGTALGFGLIIITFSAIRIRLDSANVPKAFKGMPIALVVAGLMSLAFLGLQGLI, encoded by the coding sequence ATGACCTTAGAAGTATTCTTTGTTTCACTGATTAGCTCGATGCTAATTCAAAACGTTATCTTAATGAAGTTCTTAGGGATTTGTTCATTCTTAGGTGTTTCTAAAAAGATGAGTAACGTTTGGGGTATGAGTGCGGCGGTTATGTTTGTTATGATGATCTCAACCGCAATTACTTACCCACTATACTTTTATGTATTAGAACCACTCAATGTTCAATACATTGATACGATTGCGTTTATCTTAGTTATCGCAGCAGTGGTTCAATTAGTCGAAATGATTTTAAAGAAATACGTGGAAAGTTTATATCGTGGTTTAGGGGTTTTCTTACCACTGATTACAACGAACTGTGCGGTCTTAGGGGTTGCACAAACCAATATTTCAAGTGCGAACGGGTATTTAGATGCCTTAACCATCACCTTTGGGACAGCCCTAGGGTTTGGTTTAATCATCATTACATTTAGTGCGATCCGTATTCGTCTAGACTCAGCTAACGTGCCAAAAGCGTTTAAAGGTATGCCAATTGCGCTTGTGGTTGCTGGCTTAATGTCACTCGCATTCTTAGGTTTACAAGGGTTAATTTAA